The following coding sequences lie in one Camelus bactrianus isolate YW-2024 breed Bactrian camel chromosome 8, ASM4877302v1, whole genome shotgun sequence genomic window:
- the LOC141578278 gene encoding uncharacterized protein LOC141578278, with protein MSESCLNAQRGGRRGRERDSKALSRVCAPVRGARSPWAHEGGARCARRPPGAPCAHAAPPRSSAGRRARGAGRGRRRGRGGRREGPRQLQSRAAVRLHVTATQNRARPPSGILRVWEVSASSVPTIGAGGAPLTRGPVAAEELSSPPRDSERMARPPRRGHVAAPELLVSPAGTTLVFLSEAAISILFWLIQALSGPRCGDRELQVK; from the exons ATGTCGGAAAGCTGTTTGAATGCCCAGCGAGGAGGGAGGCGCGGGAGGGAGCGAGATAGTAAAGCTCTGTCTCGGGTGTGCGCGCCGGTGCGCGGCGCTCGCTCTCCCTGGGCGCACGAGGGAGGGG CGCGGTGCGCCCGGCGGCCGCCCGGGGCTCCCTGCGCGCACGCGGCGCCTCCCCGGAGCTCTGCGGGGcgccgggcgcggggcgcggggcgcgggcggaggcgggggcgcggagggaggcgggaggggccCCGCCAGCTCCAGTCCCGGGCCGCGGTGCGCCTCCACGTCACCGCTACTCAAAACCGAGCACGTCCCCCGAGCGGTATTCTCCGCGTCTGGGAGGTCTCTGCATCCTCCGTTCCCACCATTGGGGCTGGCGGCGCCCCACTCACT cGCGGACCTGTCGCAGCCGAAGAGCTGTCATCTCCGCCCCGGGATTCAGAGCGGATGGCTCGCCCACCGCGGAGGGGGCACGTCGCAGCTCCCGAACTGCTGGTGTCCCCGGCTGGAACAACACTAGTTTTTCTCAGCGAGGCTGCAATTAGCATCTTGTTCTGGCTGATACAGGCTTTGTCAGGACCGCGGTGCGGCGACCGAG AACTTCAAGTGAAGTAA